A genome region from Syntrophaceae bacterium includes the following:
- a CDS encoding methyltransferase domain-containing protein → MFSALVPERRVITVGIDYDVIEPCDPGNMIPGTVFVVGSDNGPNVQGLNDFYTHAWPLIKNGHPAATLRIVGKLGRAFRGLADVEWVGWTERIEDEYAKAAVVINPTRIGTGLKIKTVEALCNGKAFVGTPNSVEGLPETEHPPFIVAGDWPAFAYAVLSLLQSEEKRRALEQKAVSYARLHFSREATYAPLAAALAEHPGEASRRVRFCPLCHAADLKPYGTMRWTVWDVEYRLVQCGGCRSAFTDPMPDDATLKRLYETAFDYRWYQDHYGAKLLDCQQRIEEYRPLMGRRVLDFGGGLGYFSQIARKEGYDSVTYDPYTSHAAPPGNDWDTVVALHALEHSNDPDKTIRLIKRHLLPGGKLILAVPNFDSEGYRKLGTNWVWAQPPLLHVFHFTAEGLQCLLERHGFTDVTVSYHERWDANLHADLEERDRFAALDAEWGAPDVNSSPVKRALVAWRNSLLRVEALERAVEQCDPGNRDYAELQVTATYGTPVIVKIGVINQDPSTRYRPDIAQFEISKKELSFSKLFHSAFATPGRYIMELFCRLSSIGNTEPILIFNPFFKLPPAIIERVLEETKRVALDPYVTVFADRHEAPLAYFLPKGVSIAEARFLSLLSAMHAEVDSAYLRNALLEPSRCVYLNSVVLNKSAAHNEFHYNENYDRIYTWVTDSALLALSKHYGNPVTNDTLQRMQPREKAELRRRRNAIPFVAIMPHHAGDVLFLSIALRNSMSNFRKVVVSEWYRDILAECAPATEVLSYPFTPTLRNGVTTPDEEYFFTILHHFKLEDIQNHFYYYCRPSREYRISDFHLIDHYYFALGASLQSKGDLLCSRPIASRYLPDRTGSAFRILLHTEGGWPLKTYPETHLKVLIEKFRRKGYQITLLSSRPHGGKNVKTVPYSNLKHFRELLSSHHLLIGMDSFPVHYAAHIMGSPAICLFGNTKPVNSDAPVSDHYRYLIEDMDCPGCFGFNRCPKNGKPSCDNFPKPETIFDSAVAMLDELYNRRGRVGGFEQAYAQARNMIGHEPPEKAIARYEKLLEAHPEKAVLYGDLGVLHHSLQDKEKAGLCYERAVSLQPENDAFRKNLAGFYFSEMGRADDAIQIYLDLLKARPHDVESLLILGNICALAGRSAEAQIFYHKVLAVAPGNRNAWENLEILRNTEDSSR, encoded by the coding sequence ATGTTCAGCGCGCTGGTGCCCGAGCGCAGGGTCATCACCGTGGGAATCGATTACGACGTGATCGAGCCCTGCGATCCCGGGAACATGATCCCCGGGACCGTGTTCGTCGTCGGCTCGGACAACGGGCCGAACGTTCAGGGCTTGAACGATTTCTACACCCATGCCTGGCCGCTCATCAAGAACGGCCATCCCGCGGCGACGCTGCGCATCGTGGGAAAACTCGGCAGGGCATTCCGGGGGCTTGCCGATGTCGAATGGGTTGGCTGGACAGAGCGGATAGAGGATGAATATGCGAAGGCAGCCGTCGTCATCAACCCGACGCGCATCGGGACCGGCCTGAAGATCAAGACCGTTGAGGCGCTGTGCAACGGCAAGGCGTTCGTCGGCACCCCCAACAGCGTAGAGGGTCTCCCGGAAACGGAGCACCCCCCGTTCATCGTCGCCGGGGACTGGCCGGCCTTCGCATACGCCGTCCTGTCGCTGCTTCAATCCGAGGAAAAGAGGCGGGCTCTCGAACAGAAAGCCGTTTCCTACGCCCGTCTTCACTTCAGCCGCGAAGCGACGTACGCACCGCTGGCGGCCGCACTCGCTGAGCATCCGGGCGAAGCGAGCCGTCGTGTCCGCTTTTGCCCCCTCTGTCACGCAGCGGATTTGAAGCCCTACGGGACGATGCGGTGGACGGTCTGGGACGTTGAGTATCGGCTCGTCCAGTGCGGCGGTTGCAGGTCTGCGTTCACCGACCCCATGCCGGACGACGCGACCCTCAAGCGGCTCTATGAAACAGCGTTCGATTACCGCTGGTACCAGGATCACTACGGCGCCAAGCTCCTGGATTGTCAGCAGCGGATCGAGGAATACCGTCCCCTGATGGGCCGTCGTGTCCTCGATTTCGGCGGCGGCCTCGGGTATTTTTCCCAGATTGCGCGGAAAGAGGGATACGACAGCGTCACCTACGACCCGTACACGTCCCACGCTGCCCCGCCGGGGAACGACTGGGACACCGTGGTTGCGCTTCACGCCCTTGAGCACTCCAATGATCCGGACAAAACGATCCGCCTGATCAAGCGTCATTTGCTGCCGGGGGGGAAGCTGATTCTCGCCGTCCCCAACTTCGACAGCGAGGGGTACCGGAAGCTCGGGACGAATTGGGTCTGGGCACAGCCCCCTCTGCTCCATGTGTTCCATTTCACCGCGGAGGGCCTGCAATGCCTGCTTGAGCGCCACGGCTTCACCGACGTGACGGTTTCCTACCACGAGCGCTGGGATGCCAACCTGCACGCCGACCTCGAGGAAAGAGATCGATTCGCCGCACTCGATGCGGAGTGGGGTGCACCGGACGTGAACTCCAGCCCCGTGAAGAGAGCGCTGGTCGCCTGGAGAAACTCGCTTCTCCGGGTCGAGGCGCTGGAACGGGCTGTCGAACAGTGCGACCCCGGCAACCGGGACTATGCCGAACTGCAGGTCACGGCCACGTACGGCACTCCCGTGATTGTCAAGATCGGGGTCATCAACCAGGACCCGTCCACGCGCTACCGTCCCGACATCGCGCAATTCGAAATATCCAAGAAAGAGCTGTCATTCTCAAAATTGTTCCACTCCGCTTTCGCAACGCCCGGCCGCTATATCATGGAGCTGTTTTGCAGACTCTCTTCAATCGGAAACACCGAACCCATTCTGATTTTCAATCCCTTCTTCAAGCTCCCACCCGCAATCATCGAACGGGTGCTCGAGGAAACGAAACGGGTTGCTCTGGATCCGTACGTGACCGTCTTTGCCGACAGGCACGAGGCGCCCCTGGCATACTTCCTTCCCAAGGGAGTATCGATCGCCGAAGCCCGTTTCCTCAGCCTCCTTTCCGCCATGCACGCCGAGGTGGATTCGGCATACCTGCGCAATGCCCTGCTGGAGCCGTCCCGATGCGTCTACCTGAACAGTGTCGTGCTGAACAAGTCGGCCGCACACAATGAATTTCATTACAACGAGAATTACGATCGTATCTACACGTGGGTCACCGACTCGGCTCTTCTGGCATTGAGCAAGCACTACGGCAATCCGGTGACGAACGACACCCTGCAGCGCATGCAGCCGCGGGAAAAGGCCGAGTTGCGGCGCAGGCGCAACGCCATCCCGTTCGTGGCGATCATGCCGCATCACGCCGGCGATGTGTTGTTCCTGTCCATCGCGCTTCGCAACAGCATGTCGAACTTCCGGAAAGTGGTCGTCAGCGAGTGGTACCGTGACATCCTCGCGGAATGTGCTCCCGCGACCGAGGTCCTTTCCTACCCCTTTACCCCGACGTTGCGCAACGGCGTCACCACTCCCGACGAGGAATATTTCTTTACCATCCTTCACCATTTCAAACTGGAGGACATCCAGAACCACTTTTACTACTATTGCCGGCCCTCCCGGGAATACCGAATCTCCGATTTTCACCTGATCGACCACTACTATTTCGCTCTCGGCGCGAGCCTTCAATCGAAAGGCGATCTGCTGTGCAGCCGACCCATCGCAAGCCGGTATCTCCCGGACAGGACGGGAAGCGCCTTTCGCATCCTGCTGCACACGGAGGGTGGCTGGCCGCTGAAGACCTACCCGGAGACCCACCTGAAGGTGCTGATCGAGAAATTCCGCCGTAAAGGGTATCAGATCACGCTTCTGAGCTCCCGACCGCACGGCGGCAAGAACGTAAAGACCGTGCCGTACAGCAACCTGAAGCACTTCCGGGAACTGCTTTCCTCGCATCACCTGCTGATCGGGATGGACTCGTTCCCCGTCCACTATGCGGCGCACATCATGGGATCGCCTGCGATCTGCCTCTTTGGAAACACCAAGCCGGTTAACTCGGACGCGCCCGTGTCGGACCATTACCGCTATCTCATCGAGGACATGGACTGTCCCGGCTGTTTCGGATTCAATCGTTGCCCGAAGAACGGAAAGCCTTCCTGCGACAATTTCCCGAAGCCGGAGACGATTTTCGATTCCGCCGTGGCGATGCTGGACGAGCTTTACAATCGACGCGGACGGGTGGGTGGTTTCGAGCAGGCGTACGCGCAAGCGCGAAACATGATCGGGCATGAACCCCCCGAAAAGGCGATCGCCCGATACGAGAAACTGCTCGAAGCACATCCTGAGAAAGCGGTTCTCTATGGGGATCTGGGGGTCCTGCACCACAGCCTCCAGGACAAGGAAAAAGCCGGTCTGTGTTACGAGCGCGCAGTAAGCCTTCAACCGGAAAACGACGCATTCCGGAAAAATCTGGCGGGATTCTACTTTTCGGAGATGGGCCGGGCGGATGATGCAATCCAGATCTATCTCGATCTTCTCAAGGCACGGCCCCATGATGTCGAATCGCTCCTGATTCTCGGCAACATCTGCGCGTTGGCCGGCCGCTCCGCCGAGGCACAGATCTTCTACCACAAAGTTCTCGCTGTTGCGCCGGGCAACCGGAACGCCTGGGAGAACCTTGAAATTCTGCGAAATACGGAGGACAGTTCACGGTGA
- a CDS encoding glycoside hydrolase family 99-like domain-containing protein translates to MIAFYLPQFHAIPENDAWWGKGFTEWTNVAKARPLYPGHDQPRVPEELGFYDLRLPETRAAQARLAQEHGIEGFCYWHYWFSGKRLLEKPFTEVLKSGEPSLPFCLGWANDTWSGIWHGCPDRILIEQTYPGRKDEEAHFRAIAEAFFDKRYITVYNKPVFLVYKPYQLPEPKRFIEHWQELAIKAGLPGIYFIGNANTMDWKPEENGFDAMVPHQPGLSTWHIFNPPPNADTRNLVTHRKPDVMPYEVYIKRALPPLRGDVDAFPCVVPNWDNTARCGAQGYVLHDSTPALFRIHLREAIGQVIHRHPDKRIIFLKSWNEWAEGNYVEPDRKHGRRYLEACRDEITVTH, encoded by the coding sequence CTGATTGCATTTTATCTGCCGCAGTTCCACGCCATCCCGGAGAACGACGCGTGGTGGGGGAAAGGATTCACCGAATGGACGAATGTCGCGAAGGCCCGCCCCCTGTACCCCGGCCACGATCAGCCCCGCGTCCCGGAAGAGCTCGGTTTTTACGATCTGCGGCTGCCCGAGACGAGAGCTGCGCAGGCCCGGCTCGCGCAGGAGCACGGCATCGAGGGGTTTTGTTACTGGCACTACTGGTTTTCCGGAAAGCGCCTGCTCGAAAAGCCCTTCACCGAGGTCCTGAAATCCGGGGAGCCCTCGCTGCCCTTCTGCCTGGGGTGGGCAAACGACACGTGGTCCGGGATCTGGCACGGATGCCCCGATCGAATCCTGATCGAGCAGACATACCCGGGAAGAAAGGACGAGGAGGCGCATTTCCGCGCGATTGCGGAGGCCTTTTTCGACAAGCGCTACATCACCGTCTACAACAAGCCGGTCTTCCTGGTCTACAAGCCCTATCAGCTGCCGGAGCCGAAGAGGTTCATCGAGCACTGGCAGGAGCTGGCCATCAAGGCGGGCTTGCCGGGTATCTACTTCATCGGGAACGCGAACACGATGGACTGGAAACCGGAGGAAAACGGGTTTGACGCAATGGTTCCCCACCAGCCCGGACTGAGCACGTGGCACATCTTCAATCCGCCGCCGAACGCAGACACCCGAAACCTTGTGACGCACAGGAAACCGGACGTCATGCCCTATGAAGTCTACATCAAGCGTGCCCTGCCGCCGCTGCGGGGGGACGTCGACGCGTTCCCCTGCGTCGTCCCAAACTGGGACAATACGGCGCGATGCGGCGCCCAGGGATATGTCCTGCACGATTCCACTCCTGCTCTGTTCAGAATCCACCTGCGGGAGGCGATCGGGCAGGTGATCCACAGGCATCCTGACAAGCGGATCATCTTCCTGAAATCATGGAATGAATGGGCGGAAGGGAACTACGTCGAGCCGGACCGGAAACACGGCAGACGATACCTGGAAGCCTGCAGGGACGAGATCACCGTAACGCACTAA